A single genomic interval of Anopheles marshallii chromosome 2, idAnoMarsDA_429_01, whole genome shotgun sequence harbors:
- the LOC128709263 gene encoding ubiquitin-conjugating enzyme E2 G1, which yields MSEPQSSLLLKKQLAELSKNPVEGFSAGLIDDNDIFRWEVLIIGPPDTLYEGGFFKAHLHFPKEYPLRPPRMKFVTEIWHPNIDRNGDVCISILHEPGDDKWGYEKASERWLPVHTVETILISVISMLADPNDESPANVDAAKEWREAYPEFKRKVARCVRKSQEDC from the exons ATGTCAGAACCTCAGTCGTCCCTGCTGCTCAAGAAACAACTGGCTG AGCTGAGCAAAAATCCTGTGGAAGGATTTTCGGCCGGTTTAATCGACGATAACGACATCTTTCGATGGGAAGTGCTTATCATAGGACCACCGGATACTCTATA CGAGGGCGGATTCTTCAAGGCGCATCTACATTTTCCTAAGGAGTATCCTCTAAGGCCACCACGCATGAAGTTCGTCACAGAGATTTGGCATCCGAACATCGATCGCAATGGAGACGTTTGTATCAGCATCTTGCACGAACCGGGAGATGATAAATGGGGCTACGAAAAGGCATCGGAGCGCTGGTTACCAGTGCATACGGTTGAAACGATTCTAATATCGGTCATTTCAATGTTGGCCGATCCGAACGATGAGTCGCCGGCGAACGTGGACGCGGCAAAGGAATGGCGAGAGGCGTATCCCGAATTTAAGCGAAAAGTAGCCCGGTGTGTTCGAAAGAGTCAGGAAGATTGTTAG
- the LOC128709870 gene encoding 3'-5' ssDNA/RNA exonuclease TatD codes for MANMHEDEMKHCYENLIVVDVGANLTNKKYIRDLDSVIQRAKDSGVQKIMVPGTSVKSSKEALRLTRIYPGIIYSTAGIHPHDSKSIIEEPSTWHDFQVMANAPECVAIGPCGLDYQRDFSEPCIQKEIFERQLKLACELQKPILIHERSAQEDVLDILTKFQPAQPIIVRGFMGTTDEALKYLERDYYISLTGYLCKDKSDTGVRKLLEDGRLPMERLLVETDSPFMYPNTRASKLPQHVKGGLTERSLLYLHRYCTFQRNEPCSLPAIVEMIAAFMNKKPEDVALATAFNALKLFGLSQ; via the exons ATGGCCAACATGCACGAGGACGAAATGAAGCACTGCTACGAAAACCTGATCGTCGTCGATGTCGGTGCGAATCTAACCAACAAGAAGTACATCCGTGATCTGGATTCGGTGATTCAGCGCGCAAAGGATTCCG GCGTACAAAAGATCATGGTTCCTGGCACGTCAGTGAAATCGAGCAAGGAAGCACTGCGACTAACCCGCATCTATCCCGGCATCATCTACTCGACCGCCGGTATACACCCGCACGATTCCAAATCGATCATCGAAGAACCGAGCACCTGGCACGATTTCCAGGTGATGGCCAATGCACCCGAGTGCGTCGCCATCGGACCCTGCGGACTGGACTATCAGCGCGACTTTTCCGAACCATGCATCCAGAAGGAGATTTTCGAGCGTCAGCTAAAGCTGGCTTGCGAGCTGCAGAAGCCCATACTCATACACGAACGATCGGCCCAGGAGGATGTATTGGATATACTTACGAA ATTCCAACCAGCGCAGCCGATCATCGTGCGCGGTTTCATGGGCACAACGGACGAAGCGTTAAAATATCTGGAGCGTGATTATTACATCTCGCTGACCGGATATTTGTGCAAG GACAAATCCGACACCGGCGTACGGAAGCTACTCGAAGATGGCCGGCTACCGATGGAGCGCCTGCTCGTGGAGACGGACTCCCCGTTCATGTATCCGAATACGCGGGCCTCCAAGCTACCGCAGCACGTAAAGGGTGGCCTGACGGAACGATCTCTACTCTACCTGCATCGTTACTGCACATTTCAACGGAACGAACCCTGCAGTCTGCCGGCCATAGTGGAAATGATAGCGGCATTTATGAACAAAAAGCCGGAAGATGTTGCCCTGGCCACCGCATTCAACGCACTGAAGCTGTTCGGCCTGTCGCAATGA
- the LOC128709869 gene encoding WD repeat-containing and planar cell polarity effector protein fritz: protein MLTLLTELRYWSTREDIIIQDTDLGTTKYCEKKSESGRSLLSEGKRSYCESRGLKWSLDNKKPNKLRHSLRLLEDELRQKRLVYCKWKNNVLLQLMLANGLLVHLSINPFTGDINRIYFDKYLIGKLISEHITDVVITQNHILVAYNENQITFVQLQKPTARKNNLEKISLMDPKIYNVLLSGTGSTTRKVPKRLVCSSSLNLVIVWTKSSQNEVYPWRPTVKDQDRANLHVYKLNGARMELLCYYWTEYDPISVEFSLMNDYQVHCVEQKISKKGEVTIDSCIYQINKTKMRRVAVTSIPLQTQVCCNALSPDHEKLMLGCIDGSIVLFDEGRGITHLVKAAFIPTYVAWHSDSSVVMIANEKCQLQCFDIALSCVRMQLLSETQDSIPSGTFDLSNYFLGHHAPSIQLGRLSWSKKPELVNHGEKYATTDSFLFCAFEQGPLACIRVVGGSGLKGDVHTSGLTADVLVHKYISLNQVEKAINILLSLNWDTYGAMCLLSLHRIANYIFKQPLGTERELQLQKALGSFLIPVKSLCYETELEFGDQVNDITLKFFHYLLRNKSYNKAFSLAIDINDADLFLKLHDKAKSDGDVELAREALRKVDDINRICTDRSDSEHSLCSNSSCSLCADSFDDDDEFEDDDRENRVDDEEEIVDDEDELEEEEENSSRDEATRRVNGLNGSYQNKRSERSVSENPRLDDLSKQPFNNEVREKSCRTFSTSSGSSKSSQIQRWSVDHNERTKSKSTLAHPPLPKTGDQSSKSVPPKFNTPPSSASSRQGSNSKPNTQQDTFFGHQDRPPLPYVSKKPPQNKPMAPPPFAMQRSQTAMALKLSKQQQSRIAESKLKGKSLSSSNLLLLDDSPLSYAHPSSGMAALGPGTRSRQIVNPREKAAKYWQANSLSMDQLNAANVMTNRGGPSPMVLPHYAEYGETTALGNSRTSMLPPSYHHHHQDNAHQSPSAQQHIVIDVVPKPSMNGSFPGGPLSPYATQSLAGVVLPGSAPNILDQTIGIPLVQDEPDFIRRPGGTRKPPPPPQSSWYPSVSAPTSSCNSSNAPRTIIHQYPLISGNIPSKFQLQQQQHQPPFELQMATAGPGKYGSRKKLDAPTASILSNGGSSHSSTGQSLQSATASNGGTGTVGLHLAASSSAGGSSGASTSSSAANKRDGAEKNKVKFSDTVTVAVVPEIPRKEKLLVEKLRKQPMPPGPVGYGPFSIADPKRELAESLPLCHPNEDYLKDFTPMQELIGNGNGEMEKKEEEKKIPNIKVVHFGVV, encoded by the exons ATGTTAACGCTACTGACGGAACTGCGATATTGGTCCACCAGGGAGGACATCATCATCCAGGATACGGATCTCGGAACAACAAA GTATTGTGAGAAAAAATCGGAATCCGGCCGAAGTCTTCTCAGCGAAGGAAAACGAAGCTACTGCGAATCGAGGGGCCTGAAATGGAGCCTGGACAACAAAAAGCCAAACAAACTGCGACACTCGTTACGGCTGTTGGAGGACGAACTTCGCCAAAAACGGCTCGTGTATTGCAAATGGAAGAACAACGTATTGCTACAGCTAATGCTCGCGAACGGGCTACTGGTGCATTTGTCGATAAATCCATTTACCGGCGATATCAATCGAATCTACTTTGATAAGTATCTCATTGGAAAGCTTATTTCGGAACACATTACCGATGTGGTTATTACGCAAAATCACATTCTGGTGGCGTACAATGAAAATCAGATTACCTTCGTTCAGCTACAAAAACCGACCGCACGGAAAAATAATCTCGAAAAGATCAGTCTGATGGACCCGAAGATTTACAATGTGCTGCTGAGCGGTACGGGCTCAACGACACGCAAAGTCCCGAAGCGGTTGGTCTGCAGCAGCAGCCTGAATTTAGTTATCGTGTGGACAAAATCATCCCAGAACGAGGTATACCCATGGCGGCCAACGGTAAAGGATCAGGATCGCGCTAACCTGCACGTGTACAAACTGAACGGTGCCCGTATGGAACTGCTCTGCTATTATTGGACCGAGTACGATCCGATTTCAGTAGAATTTTCACTGATGAACGACTATCAAGTGCATTGTGTGGAGcaaaaaatttccaaaaag GGCGAAGTAACGATCGACAGCTGCATCTACCAGATTAATAAGACAAAAATGCGTCGTGTAGCCGTCACCTCCATTCCACTGCAAACGCAGGTTTGCTGTAACGCACTGAGCCCCGATCATGAGAAGCTCATGCTCGGTTGCATTGATGGTTCTATCGTACTGTTCGATGAGGGCCGCGGTATAACACATCTCGTTAAAGCCGCTTTT ATTCCGACGTACGTTGCCTGGCACAGTGACTCATCGGTGGTTATGATCGCCAACGAAAAGTGCCAACTGCAGTGCTTCGACATTGCGCTATCCTGCGTTCGGATGCAGCTGCTCAGTGAGACGCAAGACAGCATCCCGTCCGGCACGTTCGATTTGTCCAACTATTTTCTCGGCCATCATGCACCATCCATTCAGTTGGGACGACTCAGCTGGAGCAAAAAACCGGAACTGGTTAACCACGGAGAAAAGTACGCTACGACGGATTCTTTCCTGTTCTGTGCCTTTGAGCAGGGGCCACTGGCATGCATtcgagtggtgggtggttccGGCTTGAAAGGTGACGTCCACACTTCCGGCCTCACGGCTGACGTTCTCGTGCACAAGTATATATCACTGAATCAGGTGGAAAAGGCGATCAACATTTTGCTCAGCCTAAACTGGGATACGTACGGGGCCatgtgtttgctttcgttgcATCGGATAGCGAACTATATTTTCAAGCAGCCGCTAGGCACGGAAAGGGAACTACAACTCCAAAAGGCACTCGGAAGTTTTCTCATTCCTGTCAAGTCACTGTGCTACGAGACGGAGCTCGAATTTGGTGATCAGGTGAACGATATTACGCTAAAATTCTTCCATTATCTACTGCGCAACAAATCGTACAACAAGGCGTTCAGTTTAGCCATCGATATCAATGATGCGGATCTGTTTCTTAAACTGCACGATAAAGCGAAGTCGGATGGTGATGTGGAGCTGGCCAGGGAGGCTCTTAGGAAGGTAGACGATATCAATCGGATATGCACCGATCGGAGCGATAGTGAAC ATTCTCTATGTTCAAACTCGTCCTGTTCCTTATGTGCGGACAGttttgacgatgatgacgaatTCGAGGATGATGATAGAGAAAATCGAgttgatgatgaagaagagaTTGTCGATGACGAAGATGAActcgaagaggaggaagaaaacAGTAGTCGGGATGAGGCAACACGTCGTGTTAATGGTTTAAATGGCTCTTACCAGAACAAAAGGAGCGAAAGATCTGTTTCAGAAAATCCACGGCTTGATGACCTATCGAAACAACCCTTTAATAACGAAGTTCGAGAGAAAAGCTGTCGAACGTTCTCAACTTCCTCTGGTTCATCAAAGTCCTCACAGATCCAACGATGGAGCGTTGATCATAACGAACGCACAAAGAGTAAATCAACTCTTGCCCATCCTCCGCTACCGAAAACAGGCGACCAATCGTCCAAATCAGTCCCTCCTAAGTTTAACACACCACCGAGCAGTGCTAGCAGTAGGCAGGGAAGTAATTCTAAGCCCAACACACAACAGGATACCTTCTTTGGTCATCAAGATCGGCCTCCATTGCCGTACGTTTCCAAAAAACCGCCTCAGAACAAACCGATGGCGCCACCACCGTTTGCTATGCAGCGTAGCCAGACGGCTATGGCGCTGAAGTTGtccaaacagcagcagtcTCGGATAGCGGAATCAAAATTAAAAGGAAAATCGTTAAGCTCCAGcaatttgttgctgttggatgACAGTCCTTTATCGTACGCGCATCCCTCATCCGGTATGGCAGCGCTCGGCCCCGGAACACGGTCGCGGCAAATTGTAAATCCCCGTGAAAAAGCTGCAAAATATTGGCAAGCAAACAGTTTGTCAATGGATCAGCTGAACGCTGCAAATGTTATGACAAACCGGGGCGGTCCCTCGCCGATGGTTTTGCCACATTATGCAGAATATGGCGAAACGACGGCTCTAGGCAACAGTCGCACTAGTATGTTACCTCCATCgtatcatcaccaccatcaggACAATGCTCATCAATCGCCATCAGCCCAGCAGCATATTGTAATCGATGTCGTTCCTAAACCTTCCATGAATGGTTCGTTTCCTGGCGGACCTTTATCACCGTATGCAACGCAGTCGTTGGCCGGTGTGGTGCTGCCAGGATCAGCACCAAACATACTCGATCAAACGATCGGCATACCGTTAGTACAAGACGAGCCGGACTTCATTCGACGTCCGGGAGGCACACGTaaaccgccgccaccaccacagTCGTCGTGGTATCCGAGCGTCAGTGCTCCTACGagcagctgcaacagcagTAACGCTCCTCGCACTATCATTCATCAGTATCCGTTGATCTCTGGCAACATTCCGTCCAAGTTtcagctgcaacagcagcaacaccagccaCCGTTTGAGTTGCAGATGGCAACGGCCGGACCGGGTAAATATGGGTCCAGAAAAAAACTGGACGCTCCCACCGCATCTATACTCTCGAACGGTGGTAGCAGTCATTCGAGTACCGGACAGTCGCTACAATCGGCAACGGCCAGCAATGGAGGAACGGGCACCGTCGGCTTACATCTAGCAGCAAGTAGCTCTGCCGGTGGTAGCAGCGGTGCCTCAACCTCATCATCTGCTGCCAATAAGCGAGACGGTGCGGAGAAGAATAAAGTGAAATTTTCCGACACCGTCACGGTCGCCGTCGTACCG GAAATACCTCGTAAAGAGAAGTTGCTCGTCGAGAAGTTGCGTAAACAGCCAATGCCACCGGGACCGGTAGGGTATGgaccattttccattgccgatCCAAAGCGTGAGCTGGCAGAAAGTTTGCCCCTGTGCCATCCGAACGAGGACTATTTGAAGGATTTTACGCCAATGCAAG AGCTTATCGGCAACGGAAATGGAGAAATGGAGAAGAAAgaggaggagaaaaaaattccaaacatCAAGGTGGTTCACTTTGGTGTAGTTTGA
- the LOC128709872 gene encoding ribonuclease P protein subunit p21, with translation MVSTEKDPVTSAKDKKKPPKICVGRETLERMNFLYQAAALMSQTNPQLSASYGKLAKSIGKKAVIRMEPAIKRTLCVRCGVLLNPATTADVVDFRHKQLCYVQVNCKLCGYVKRFYNSKNHQLWLDNPSSLVEQIEFD, from the exons atggtttccaccgaaaaagaTCCGGTAACATCAGCCAAAGACAagaaaaaacctccaaaaatATGTGTTGGTCGCGAAACGCTCGAGAGAATGAATTTTCTCTACCAGGCCGCTGCGCTTATGTCCCAAACAAACCCACAACTTTCCGCTTCGTACGGAAAGTTAGCAAAATCAATCGGGAAAAAGGCTGTGATTCGGAT GGAACCCGCGATCAAACGCACGCTGTGTGTACGATGTGGAGTTCTACTAAATCCCGCTACTACCGCGGATGTTGTTGATTTTCGACACAAGCAACTGTGCTATGTACAAGTGAACTGTAAACTGTGTGGATATGTTAAACGCTTTTATAACAGCAAAAATCATCAACTATGGTTAGACAATCCTAGTTCATTGGTAGAACAAATAGAATTCGATTAA